The segment TTTAATGTCTGGATAACCACAGGCTCTTCGAACCCGTCCTTGCTATAATTTAAAGAATAATTTACATTCAAACTCCAAGGCACATCAAAGGGCACATACTGATTGGGATCATAGGAAATAAAATCATTGACATTTCCTGCCTCAAATTTTTGGTCATTATTATAAAGATTATTGTTTTGAGCAAAGGGGTCACTAGCATTTGGATCAGTAGCAGGAACTTCATCATTGTTACCTCTAGCACTTTTGGGTTGTAGTTTAAACCCAACTGACAAACTAGCCCTAGTCAATCTACCTACTCCTTCACCATTGTTCCATGCAAATTGATCTATCTGTCGTTGATAATATACATCGCTTGTGCTTGTCTCAACTATACTATCTAATACATAGACATAAGGATCTATCGTACCACTCAGACTGACATAAACGGCTCCCTTGAAAAAAGAAGTCCGTGCATTCCAATTAATGTCGCTAAGGTTGAATGAGTCAGCCAAAAAATTATAACCAGAGGATAAAGATAGGTTGTCAAAAATCTTGATTTTACGGTATTCTTCTATCGAATCAGCCCTTGATTTTACTTTCATCTCAATGTTGTTGTTTAAAGACAAAGACAAACTGGCACTTTCACCTAAAGCTGGTCCTCCATAGGCAAACCCTTGGTATTTAGAAAGTATTCTAGTCCCTCCATCTTCATTTACCCGCACTTCTTGGTAGTTTCCCCTGGCGGGATCACCAAAATCAGGACTATAACTAAAACCCAAATTAGGAGTCATGACATGACGAATGGCTTTGATTTTCTCACCTCTAAAAGAGTACATACCATAAAGTCTCGTAGATACAGACGCCCCAGAACTCCACCATCCCGCTCTTGAAAATTGGTTCAAAGTATCTATTTCCACGCCTCCCAAGTCTTCGTTATAGCTGTATTTCAATTCTTTAGGATACCAGACTTCTGTATAGTTGAAACTCGGACTGACAGCAAAATACTTGAGCATGTTAAAAGTAGTAGACACGGGTATTCTATGTCTCGCCCCAATATTGGCCTGATCCAACAGTGTACTAAAATTATCCCCATTGAATGGCAAAACTTCTGTAGGCGCATTTTCAGCCCCTACTACATAGGTAGGAATACTGGTCAATGCATTGGTCATTTCACTCTTAGCGGAGAGTTGATAAGTAAACCCAAGTTTACCTAGTACGCCATCTTTCAAGCCACTTACATTCTTGAATGGCTGGATTCTGGATGCGTTGAAACTAATCTCAGGCAAAGTCAAATTGACCACCTCTGTACTGATGTTTTGACTATGTCTGGCATTGACAGTCAGGTTAAAGGGTGTACCTTGAAAAGTCTTGGAGTAAGAAATGTTGGAACTAAACTGAGAGTTGATGCTGTTGGTATAGTCATAGCCTACATTGTTGGCGTTGGCACTGTAGGTAGAGGTACCCCCAGAAACCGAAGCTGAAAATCTAGATGTACCATATGATTGAGGACTATGACTCCAGTTGACCCACATATCTTTGGAAAACGAATCATCCTCAAAAGCTGGATTCACCGTTTTGTTATACCTTATTCCTAGATTACCCGAATAGCGATACCTCTTCTTGTAGGTTGTTTGTCCATTTAGTCCATAGCTGCCGTTGGTGTACAAGTCTCCAGTCACTTTCAAATCCATGTACTCATTGATATCAAAATAATACCCACCACCTCTAATAAAAAACCCTCGGTTATTGTCTTCCCCATAGCTAGGAAAAATAATACCCGATGCCTTTTCTCTCGGAGAAGGAAACATCCCAAATGCAAACCCTAAAGGTGTCCATATTTCTCCAAAATAGAGATTGAATGGACCTGCCAATACACGATCATTAGGTATTACCTTCAACTTACTTGCTTTGATATAAAAATGTGGGTGTTCCAAATTGCAAGTGGTGTATTTCGCATTTCTGATATACATCTCATCCAGCTCATTTTTCTTCACGCGTTCTCCATGCATAAAAGCCCCGTCTTGTTCTGTAATGATGCCATTGATGAGTGCCTTTTTTGTTTTGAAATTGTACATCATGTCATCTGTGACATAAGTATCCCCTCCCTCTTTGAACACTGGTTTCCCGACCTTTTTGCCTGTGGAGTCTATTACGTAGTTGGCCTTGAGGGTATTTTTGACCCAATCCATCTCAATACGCTCGCCTGACAGAGCGATATTGCCATACTCTATGCTACCCTCACCATAGAGGTACATTTTTTGATCCGTCAAATCAAAAAATATAGAATCTCTGGCTTGATAATTGACGGTAGTTTCTACGTCATTTCTAGTCCTTTTCTGAGGTAAACCCGTGGAATCATTGGTAGACAAGGCTCCACCACTACTGAGCAGGGATTGGATAGAGTCAGGTAAAAATGCTTTATATTCAGGATATGAATTCAATGAGTCCAAATACCCATTCTCGATCAGGTACGAAACTTTCTGTAGCGCACGTGCAGTATCCAATTTGTAATTTTGAGAATTCCCTTTAAAACCCGCAATGATTAGCAAAAAGCAAAAAAACAGGGTTTTTATATTGGGCACAAGTACTTTCAGTTTCAATGAAAAATATACATTTTTGTACAAAAATATTGCCAATAAAGTTCTAAACAACTCCTTCTGAATGAAAAATGTCTTTGTGATCGGGATTTTTTCCCTTTGCCTTTTGTTTACCTCTTTCAATAGCACTGGAGTCAAGGATTATAAAATCCGAAAAATAGTCATTGATGCTGGGCATGGTGGCAAAGACCAGGGTACCTCAGGAACATTCTCTCTTGAAAAAGATATCGCCCTCAGTATTGCATTGGAAACTGGCAAAATCATCAATGAATACTTGCCTGATGTAGAGGTAATTTACACTAGAAAAGATGATAGTTTCCCTACGTTGTACGAGCGTGCCGACTTGGCCAATAACAACCATGCAGATCTATTCATTTCTATCCATTGTAACTCAGCTCCATACAGCGATCAAGTCCACGGAACAGAGACATACATCATGGGACTCCATAAGTCAACGGAAAATTTTGAAGTCGCCAAAAGAGAAAACTCAGTAATCAGTTTAGAAAAAAACGCAGAAGAAAACTACGCAGGGTTTGATCCAAAATCACCAGAATCCTACATACTTTTCTCACTCTATCAGAATGCCTATCAATCCAATAGTCTCAATTTGGCACAAAATGTAGAAGATCAGTTCAAAAACCGAGTCGGTCGTCGCAGTAGAGGTGTGAAATCTGCTGGATTTTTAGTACTTTGGAAAACCAGTATGCCAAGTATATTAATCGAGACAGGTTTTTTGAGTAACGCAAAAGAAGAAAAAGACCTCAACGATAAACTACAACAGACGTATATTGCATCAGGAATCTTTAGAGCATTTAGAGATTACAAAAGCGAATTAGAATCAAAAAACTAGTCTAACCAGTGACCAAAGAAGTAAAAGTCGGACTCTTCGCCGCTATATCAGGAGCCATTTTGTATTTTGGATTCAACTTTCTCAAAGGGATTGAGTTTTTTTCAAGCACGAACAAGTATTACGCAATCTATCAAAACATTGACGGACTCAATGTTTCCAACCCCGTCATAGTCAACGGCTATGCTGTCGGGAGGGTAAGTAAAATCGAAATATTGCAAAAATACAACAACAAAATCATCGTAGAACTGGACGTCAAGGGCAACCTTGCAGTAGGAGAAGGGTCCACTGCGACACTGATGAACAGTGATTTTCTAGGGAGTAAATCAATTTTGTTGAAAATAAAAAATGAAGGAAAACCACTAGAAAGTGGCGACACACTCACGAGTGAAGTAGACTTGGGACTCGCTGCAATTCTGAATAGTGCCGAACCCATCACGGATGACATTGGTGTCATGATCGGTAACCTCAATGAGGTATTGACAGGAATGAAGGGAACTGGAGAAGGTGTGAAGCTAACGCTCAAAAACCTGAATACCACCATACTCAATCTCAACACCCTGGTAGAGCAAAATAATACGAAACTAAAACATACATTTGATCATGTCAACGTCTTGATCACCAACGTAGACAAAAAGGTATCACAACTAGACCCTATCCTGAAAAGTGCGGATCAAACGCTCAAAAAGATCAATAAGTTGGAGCTTGAAAACACCCTTGGCTCATTGGACAGTGCCCTATCAGATTTGCGCATTACCATTCAAAATATCAACGAGGGTAACGGCAGTTTAGGAAAAATCATCAATGATGATTCTCTGTACAACAATCTCAATCAAGCAATCTTAGATTTGGATCAACTCTTGATTCACTTCGATGAGAACCCTAAACACTTTTTGAGCCCACTTGGCAAGTCTTCCAAAAAAATAGCAAAAGACAGGTCAGAATCTGAGTAAGAGCTATAAAACTAGTTGAAACTATCGAATGATATTAATTATTCGAAGCAAGCCTTTTGTAAAATCATTTTATACTCTAATTTGAGTACTCATTAACCTATTTCAATGCTTGCAGCACTATTTGGAATCTTATTTTTTTTAGGAGATATCAATGCTTCTCATCCTATCCTGATTTCAAAATCGGACAGCCTAACCGCCATGTTAGACACGACAGAAAATGTAGACTCCCGTGTCAAACTACTCAGGAAGATCGCACAGGAAGAAACGGCCACTAACCCCATTCAAGCCTTAAAACATTTCGAAGAGATCCTAGAAATAGGGATCAACACCGAGGATCAAAATTTAATCTCCACAACCTACAATGACATAGGTGCCTACTGGTACGGTGAGAATGACCTCCAAGAGTCAATGAGATACTACTTTCTCGCACTAGAAGGGCTGGATGAGAAAGCAGAAAACTATCACCTCCTCTGCAAAGTCTACAACAACATAGGCTGGAATTTTCAGAAACAAAAGGATTACAGAAGAGCCCTAGACTACTACAACATCTGTGAGAAATATTGTGAACAATCAGACAATATCAGTGCAGTTGCCCATGTACTCAACAATATGGGGGTTGTTCACAAGGATCTCAAAGAATATGACAAAGCTCTGGAATTGCTGAATCAATCCCTCCGCCTCAATAGAGCAAATGGTGACATCAAAAGGGAACTATTTAACATCAACAACATAGGGGTAATCTACCTTGAAAGAGGCGATCATGTGACTGCAAATGAATATTTTGCCAAGGCTTTGATCATGAATCAAAAGCGAAACGACTATTTCGAAAGTGCAAATAACCTGATGAATTTAGGAAAATCATTGTTTGAGCTGAATATGCTGGACGCTGCAGAAGATACGCTCAAGCACGCACTAGAACTCTCTGAGATCACCAGATCCATGATTCAGAAACATGAAATCCTGAACTACCTACATCAAGTCAAACGAAAACAGAATGGCTACAAGGAAGCGCTTGATTATTATACCGCGTACAATGTATTAGAAGACAGTTTGTTCAAACAAGGACAATACACGGATCTCATAGAGCTAGAATCAAAATACAAAGTAGCCCAACAAGAGAGGTTTCTACACGAGTCCCAAAATCAATTACTCCGCCAGCAATACCTCAATACACTCTATTTGGCTGCATTGATTTTTGCATTGCTCCTCATCGGATTCTTGATTTGGATATACGGATCCAAAAAAATCAATGAAAGAAAGCTCATTGCCCTCAATAAGGAGATTGATACACAAAATGAAAAAATACAAACCATCAATCAAAACCTAGAAAAAACCATCCTACAACGCACCAAAGTCATCCAAGATCAGAATAACCAACTCCGCGAGTTTGCCTTCATGAACTCGCACAATATCAGAAGGCCGTTATCCAATGTACTAGGCCTCTTGAGCTTACTAGAAGACGAACGAAATCCTGAAAAAATCAGTGAACTGATTATGCTTGCCAATCAATCTGCTGCCGAAATGGATCAAATCATTCAAGAGGTTAACCGCCAATTGAAAGAAGAAGAAGATCTTTAAATCAAGAGGGCAGATTACTCCGTAGATAGTCTCATAGGATAGATTTGGATTGTATATTTGCGGCAAAATTCACGAGAGATATGACACTTAAGAACGATTTACTGATTCGGGCAGCCAAAGGAGAAAAAGTTGAAAGAATTCCAGTCTGGTTGATGAGACAAGCGGGCCGAATCTTACCCGAATATCGCCAAGTCCGAGAAAGTGTCAGTGGATTCATCGAACTAGCCAAAACTCCAGAGTTAGCCGCAGAAGTGACAATTCAACCAGTAGATATTTTAGGAGTAGATGCAGCCATTATTTTCTCGGATATTCTCGTGATCCCAGAAGCCATGGGTCTACCCTATCAAATGATAGAAAAAAGAGGTCCTTGGTTTGAAAACACAATAGAAAAACAGTCCGATTTATCAAAAATAAGAATTGCCAAACCTGAAGATGATTTAGCATACGTTCTGGATGCTATCAAGATCACCAAAGAAAGACTGGAAGGACGTGTTCCGCTCATTGGATTTGCAGGAGCACCTTGGACGATATTTTCATACATGGTCGAGGGTGCAGGTAGCAAAACATTTTCTAAAGCAAAAAAAATGCTCTACGCAGAGCCCATGCTGTCTCACCAACTCCTAGAGATGATCACTGAGAGCACC is part of the Reichenbachiella agarivorans genome and harbors:
- the hemE gene encoding uroporphyrinogen decarboxylase, giving the protein MTLKNDLLIRAAKGEKVERIPVWLMRQAGRILPEYRQVRESVSGFIELAKTPELAAEVTIQPVDILGVDAAIIFSDILVIPEAMGLPYQMIEKRGPWFENTIEKQSDLSKIRIAKPEDDLAYVLDAIKITKERLEGRVPLIGFAGAPWTIFSYMVEGAGSKTFSKAKKMLYAEPMLSHQLLEMITESTILYLKAQVKAGVDLVQIFDSWAGILSPRQYEEFGLKYIQQICDAIDEVPITVFAKGAFFARQGMGQLNCETIGLDWNMDVVESRQLIGGSKTLQGNLDPCVLYSSHAEIERRTIEMLQSFGGHQHIANLGHGVYPDINPEKVKTFINTVKNWRAN
- a CDS encoding MlaD family protein — encoded protein: MTKEVKVGLFAAISGAILYFGFNFLKGIEFFSSTNKYYAIYQNIDGLNVSNPVIVNGYAVGRVSKIEILQKYNNKIIVELDVKGNLAVGEGSTATLMNSDFLGSKSILLKIKNEGKPLESGDTLTSEVDLGLAAILNSAEPITDDIGVMIGNLNEVLTGMKGTGEGVKLTLKNLNTTILNLNTLVEQNNTKLKHTFDHVNVLITNVDKKVSQLDPILKSADQTLKKINKLELENTLGSLDSALSDLRITIQNINEGNGSLGKIINDDSLYNNLNQAILDLDQLLIHFDENPKHFLSPLGKSSKKIAKDRSESE
- a CDS encoding tetratricopeptide repeat protein, which codes for MLAALFGILFFLGDINASHPILISKSDSLTAMLDTTENVDSRVKLLRKIAQEETATNPIQALKHFEEILEIGINTEDQNLISTTYNDIGAYWYGENDLQESMRYYFLALEGLDEKAENYHLLCKVYNNIGWNFQKQKDYRRALDYYNICEKYCEQSDNISAVAHVLNNMGVVHKDLKEYDKALELLNQSLRLNRANGDIKRELFNINNIGVIYLERGDHVTANEYFAKALIMNQKRNDYFESANNLMNLGKSLFELNMLDAAEDTLKHALELSEITRSMIQKHEILNYLHQVKRKQNGYKEALDYYTAYNVLEDSLFKQGQYTDLIELESKYKVAQQERFLHESQNQLLRQQYLNTLYLAALIFALLLIGFLIWIYGSKKINERKLIALNKEIDTQNEKIQTINQNLEKTILQRTKVIQDQNNQLREFAFMNSHNIRRPLSNVLGLLSLLEDERNPEKISELIMLANQSAAEMDQIIQEVNRQLKEEEDL
- a CDS encoding N-acetylmuramoyl-L-alanine amidase family protein: MKNVFVIGIFSLCLLFTSFNSTGVKDYKIRKIVIDAGHGGKDQGTSGTFSLEKDIALSIALETGKIINEYLPDVEVIYTRKDDSFPTLYERADLANNNHADLFISIHCNSAPYSDQVHGTETYIMGLHKSTENFEVAKRENSVISLEKNAEENYAGFDPKSPESYILFSLYQNAYQSNSLNLAQNVEDQFKNRVGRRSRGVKSAGFLVLWKTSMPSILIETGFLSNAKEEKDLNDKLQQTYIASGIFRAFRDYKSELESKN
- a CDS encoding putative LPS assembly protein LptD, whose translation is MDTARALQKVSYLIENGYLDSLNSYPEYKAFLPDSIQSLLSSGGALSTNDSTGLPQKRTRNDVETTVNYQARDSIFFDLTDQKMYLYGEGSIEYGNIALSGERIEMDWVKNTLKANYVIDSTGKKVGKPVFKEGGDTYVTDDMMYNFKTKKALINGIITEQDGAFMHGERVKKNELDEMYIRNAKYTTCNLEHPHFYIKASKLKVIPNDRVLAGPFNLYFGEIWTPLGFAFGMFPSPREKASGIIFPSYGEDNNRGFFIRGGGYYFDINEYMDLKVTGDLYTNGSYGLNGQTTYKKRYRYSGNLGIRYNKTVNPAFEDDSFSKDMWVNWSHSPQSYGTSRFSASVSGGTSTYSANANNVGYDYTNSINSQFSSNISYSKTFQGTPFNLTVNARHSQNISTEVVNLTLPEISFNASRIQPFKNVSGLKDGVLGKLGFTYQLSAKSEMTNALTSIPTYVVGAENAPTEVLPFNGDNFSTLLDQANIGARHRIPVSTTFNMLKYFAVSPSFNYTEVWYPKELKYSYNEDLGGVEIDTLNQFSRAGWWSSGASVSTRLYGMYSFRGEKIKAIRHVMTPNLGFSYSPDFGDPARGNYQEVRVNEDGGTRILSKYQGFAYGGPALGESASLSLSLNNNIEMKVKSRADSIEEYRKIKIFDNLSLSSGYNFLADSFNLSDINWNARTSFFKGAVYVSLSGTIDPYVYVLDSIVETSTSDVYYQRQIDQFAWNNGEGVGRLTRASLSVGFKLQPKSARGNNDEVPATDPNASDPFAQNNNLYNNDQKFEAGNVNDFISYDPNQYVPFDVPWSLNVNYSLNYSKDGFEEPVVIQTLNFNGTLNITNKTKIGFNSGYDLEEKEMTVTRVNVSRDLHCWNLSFNWVPFGVQQSYYVRIAVNSAMLKDLKLDRRSQSAYTSF